From one bacterium genomic stretch:
- a CDS encoding UvrB/UvrC motif-containing protein, protein MRDDISELLKAWEYDRLNNIRKIKGKDGKEKIQIRLSLGIEQFEVDGRPDGKRPYGKESLLEYYRTKVEVHKKRRGTDEGFGLTIKDCSRLYEEGLLYYYRYVLFFQLKDYERMVRDTQRNIEYFDFVKKYTIEEEDRVALEQYRPYIIRMNVLGKGLAYLERKEYEEAWKKMEEGIRTIESLPDMENATFTYEKGRSLGILRGMVKEILGKKPLSEKDELQKKLQESIEQENYERAAQLRDIIQKLEGTKRGGYKKRDKNK, encoded by the coding sequence ATGCGTGACGACATCAGTGAACTTCTCAAGGCGTGGGAATATGACCGGCTAAATAACATAAGAAAGATAAAAGGGAAAGATGGCAAAGAAAAAATTCAGATAAGACTGTCCTTAGGAATTGAGCAATTCGAGGTAGACGGAAGGCCTGATGGCAAGAGGCCCTATGGGAAAGAGTCGCTTTTGGAGTACTACCGGACAAAAGTTGAAGTTCATAAGAAGAGAAGGGGAACCGATGAGGGGTTTGGTCTCACAATAAAAGACTGCTCAAGATTATATGAAGAAGGACTATTATATTACTATCGTTACGTTCTATTTTTTCAGTTAAAAGATTATGAAAGAATGGTCAGAGATACTCAACGGAATATTGAATATTTCGATTTTGTAAAGAAATACACAATCGAGGAAGAAGACAGAGTGGCTCTGGAGCAGTATCGACCATACATAATAAGAATGAATGTACTGGGAAAGGGACTTGCCTATCTGGAAAGAAAAGAATATGAGGAAGCTTGGAAAAAGATGGAAGAGGGAATTAGAACGATCGAATCCCTTCCCGATATGGAAAACGCAACTTTTACTTATGAAAAGGGAAGGTCTTTAGGTATTTTAAGAGGTATGGTAAAAGAGATTCTCGGGAAGAAACCCCTTTCAGAGAAGGATGAACTTCAGAAAAAGCTTCAGGAGTCTATTGAACAGGAAAATTATGAGAGGGCAGCTCAGCTCCGGGATATAATACAGAAATTAGAAGGAACAAAACGCGGAGGTTATAAAAAGAGAGATAAGAATAAATAA
- the thiC gene encoding phosphomethylpyrimidine synthase ThiC codes for MTQLEWAKKKKITSEMRRVARDEGLTPEYIRSCIAEGTVVIPVNVKRHQRNKLRIIGIGKGLRTKVNANIGSSPDKVSLAEEKNKLDAAIEAGADTVMDLSTGGDIGKIRRMVLQRSILPVGTVPIYQAACETARKGKKISKMNIDGIFRIIEQQAEEGVDFMTVHCGVTRRIVETLRRSKRITGIVSRGGAFLAQWIVDNNKENPLYEQFDRLLDIAYKYDVTLSLGDGLRPGCLADATDEVQIAELSVLGELTKRAREKNVQVMIEGPGHVPLNQIEANVLLEKSLCKGAPFYVLGPLVTDVAPGYDHIVCAIGGAIAAASGADFLCYVTPAEHLRLPDVEDVTEGVIATRIAAHAADVAKGVKGALNWDIRISRARGSLDWKRQERFSINPKKFREERKKSKPKDVRVCTMCGEFCAMRQSGLLSKETKF; via the coding sequence ATGACACAATTGGAATGGGCTAAAAAGAAAAAGATTACCAGTGAAATGAGAAGAGTTGCTCGTGATGAGGGCTTAACTCCAGAATATATACGTTCCTGTATTGCTGAGGGGACAGTGGTTATACCTGTTAATGTAAAACGTCACCAACGCAATAAATTACGAATCATAGGAATAGGGAAAGGTTTAAGAACAAAGGTGAACGCCAACATCGGTTCTTCTCCAGATAAAGTGAGTTTGGCGGAAGAGAAGAACAAGTTAGATGCAGCCATTGAAGCTGGAGCAGATACCGTAATGGACCTCTCCACAGGGGGAGATATTGGAAAGATAAGAAGAATGGTTCTCCAACGCTCCATTCTGCCTGTAGGGACTGTGCCCATCTATCAGGCTGCTTGCGAGACTGCTCGTAAAGGTAAAAAAATCAGCAAAATGAATATAGATGGTATCTTTCGCATAATTGAACAACAGGCTGAGGAAGGGGTCGACTTTATGACTGTCCACTGTGGAGTTACCCGGAGAATTGTTGAGACTTTAAGGAGAAGTAAAAGAATTACCGGGATTGTTAGCAGGGGTGGAGCGTTTCTGGCACAGTGGATAGTGGATAATAATAAAGAAAATCCTCTATATGAACAATTCGACAGGCTCCTGGATATCGCCTATAAGTATGATGTGACTTTGAGCCTGGGAGATGGACTCAGGCCGGGATGCCTTGCTGATGCCACAGATGAAGTGCAGATTGCCGAGCTTTCTGTACTGGGAGAACTGACAAAAAGGGCACGGGAGAAAAATGTTCAGGTGATGATAGAAGGACCTGGACATGTTCCTTTAAATCAGATTGAAGCCAATGTTTTGTTGGAAAAGAGTCTGTGTAAGGGCGCACCCTTCTATGTTTTGGGTCCTCTAGTGACTGATGTTGCACCGGGTTACGACCATATTGTTTGTGCTATTGGCGGAGCGATTGCTGCTGCCTCTGGTGCCGATTTCCTGTGTTATGTTACTCCCGCGGAGCACCTTCGCCTCCCTGATGTGGAGGATGTAACCGAGGGGGTAATTGCTACCAGGATTGCTGCCCATGCGGCTGATGTGGCCAAGGGAGTAAAGGGAGCATTAAATTGGGATATCCGGATATCTAGAGCAAGAGGTTCCCTCGACTGGAAAAGACAGGAAAGATTCTCTATTAACCCTAAAAAGTTCAGGGAAGAGAGGAAAAAGTCGAAACCAAAAGATGTCCGGGTTTGCACGATGTGCGGTGAGTTTTGTGCAATGAGACAGAGTGGTCTTCTGTCTAAAGAGACGAAATTTTAA
- a CDS encoding thiamine phosphate synthase: MIKTLQDVELYVILSPRADMDYLKMAEEALLGGADMVQLRVKDWMDKKTIEIGEKLREITANYEVPMVMNDRLDIALALGADGVHLGQQDMPLTLVRRLLMWEAAGASIYKGQKQKLQKGTPLPKGRSITRFIGVSTHSLKEAIKAEKEGADYISIGPIFSTPSKPELKQIGLNPVRQVRKKVNIPFFAIGGIDQENVAEVIRAGAERVAVIHAVSSAKNVRKAAQEMKRKIKQAKG; the protein is encoded by the coding sequence ATGATTAAGACTTTGCAGGATGTGGAACTATACGTTATCCTTTCTCCCAGGGCGGATATGGATTACTTGAAGATGGCTGAGGAAGCCCTCCTGGGGGGAGCTGATATGGTTCAGCTCAGGGTAAAAGACTGGATGGATAAGAAAACAATCGAGATTGGGGAGAAATTGAGGGAAATTACTGCTAACTACGAGGTGCCCATGGTAATGAATGACCGGTTAGACATTGCTCTGGCCCTGGGGGCTGATGGAGTCCATCTTGGCCAACAGGATATGCCTTTAACGTTAGTCAGGAGACTCCTAATGTGGGAAGCAGCAGGAGCTTCAATATATAAAGGCCAGAAGCAAAAGCTACAGAAAGGTACTCCTCTTCCCAAAGGGCGCTCTATTACCCGTTTCATAGGTGTTTCTACTCACAGTTTAAAGGAAGCCATCAAAGCAGAAAAAGAGGGCGCCGATTATATCAGTATCGGGCCGATCTTCTCCACTCCCTCCAAGCCTGAGTTAAAGCAAATAGGGCTTAACCCGGTTCGGCAAGTAAGAAAAAAAGTGAACATACCCTTCTTTGCTATTGGTGGGATTGACCAGGAGAATGTCGCAGAAGTTATCCGTGCAGGTGCGGAAAGAGTGGCTGTTATCCATGCTGTTTCCAGTGCTAAAAATGTAAGAAAAGCTGCACAGGAGATGAAGAGAAAAATTAAACAGGCAAAGGGTTAA
- a CDS encoding phosphatase PAP2 family protein, with protein MGLERGELKKNWLSIVLSIFILSFFSPGEPAFASEKRNIFSRFGRDFKYIFTSPLRLGKSDVLPLSAILLGTCGLMALDEDIRDSVQDSGSNSWDEIFSFSKQFGDGRATLSIAGIFYLAGEIFHDEKSRDTGVSALESFIFSGIICQTLKVLAGRSRPYREEGSGKFYGPTFDNAKLSLPSGHATVAFSLASVIASEYDSLLVDISAYTIASLTALSRVYHDKHWTSDVALGAVIGTLVGRAVVYQNKKENTENTGIFPWARAKEMGFEVGFAQKF; from the coding sequence TTGGGCCTTGAAAGGGGAGAATTGAAGAAAAACTGGCTCAGCATAGTTCTTTCAATTTTTATCCTTTCCTTTTTTTCCCCAGGTGAGCCTGCCTTTGCTTCTGAAAAAAGAAATATATTTTCTCGGTTCGGCAGAGACTTCAAATATATCTTTACCAGTCCTCTCAGATTAGGCAAGTCTGATGTTCTTCCACTCTCAGCAATTCTTCTGGGCACTTGCGGATTGATGGCTTTAGATGAAGACATCAGGGATTCAGTCCAGGATTCTGGCAGTAATAGCTGGGATGAAATATTCTCCTTCTCAAAACAGTTTGGGGATGGCAGAGCAACTCTTTCTATTGCCGGGATTTTTTATTTGGCTGGTGAAATTTTCCATGATGAGAAATCTCGAGACACAGGGGTTTCGGCTTTGGAATCCTTTATTTTTTCAGGAATTATATGTCAAACTCTTAAAGTGCTGGCGGGAAGGAGTAGACCGTATCGTGAGGAAGGTAGTGGGAAATTCTACGGACCGACATTTGACAATGCCAAGTTATCCCTTCCCTCTGGCCATGCCACTGTAGCTTTTTCTCTGGCTTCAGTTATAGCTTCAGAGTATGATAGTCTCCTCGTCGATATAAGTGCTTATACAATTGCCAGCCTTACGGCACTCTCCCGGGTTTACCACGATAAACATTGGACTTCAGATGTAGCTCTGGGAGCTGTTATTGGCACTCTGGTGGGAAGGGCAGTAGTCTATCAGAATAAAAAGGAGAACACAGAGAACACAGGGATATTTCCTTGGGCCAGAGCAAAGGAGATGGGCTTTGAGGTAGGTTTTGCACAAAAGTTCTAA
- a CDS encoding thiamine-phosphate pyrophosphorylase — MQNKYRLLDANLNRAREGLRVIEDVARFLYNDKELCKKLKNLRHNLSKITQSVYPRLVKSREPEKDVGLFIKEGKRGNLKDIVFANFRRVEEGIRVLEEFSRLISADAGGRFKKIRFKVYGIEKKIVTRIS, encoded by the coding sequence ATGCAAAATAAATATAGACTTTTGGACGCTAATCTAAACAGAGCCAGAGAAGGGTTACGGGTCATTGAAGATGTAGCCCGTTTTTTATATAACGATAAGGAGTTATGTAAAAAGCTAAAAAATCTCAGGCATAATTTGAGTAAGATTACCCAAAGCGTCTACCCTCGATTAGTAAAGTCCAGGGAACCTGAAAAGGATGTGGGGCTGTTCATCAAAGAAGGAAAGAGGGGTAATCTCAAGGATATCGTTTTTGCAAATTTCAGAAGAGTAGAAGAGGGAATAAGAGTTCTGGAAGAGTTTTCCAGACTTATTTCTGCGGATGCGGGAGGCAGGTTTAAGAAAATCAGATTTAAAGTTTATGGGATAGAGAAAAAGATAGTTACTCGCATTTCTTAG
- a CDS encoding acetyl-CoA carboxylase biotin carboxylase subunit, which yields MFKKILIANRGEIALRIIRACREMKIKTVAVHSEADNGSLHTRFADESVCIGPAPSDESYLNIPNIISAAEITGADAIHPGYGFLAENTYFAEVCQSCNITFIGPSKEVILKMGDKSRARKAMEKAGVPIIPGSKGTISKIDDALKLARKIKYPIVVKASAGGGGKGMRIVQNQEGLKNAVMTCQSEAKAAFGKEEVYLEKYISKPRHVEFQILGDRKGNIIYLPERDCSIQRRHQKLVEESPSPAVNSKLRRKMGHAAVKAAKAVKYTTVGTVEFLLDNDDDFYFMEMNTRIQVEHPVTELISGIDLVKMQIKLAAGEKLNLDQDKIKICGNAIECRINAEDPDKDFLPSSGTISSYIIPGGPGVRVDTGIYQGYTIPSFYDSMIAKLIVIGDNRQEAIARMERALGEFVIEGVKTTIPFHTKVMADEFYRKGEVDTSFIQKRIFKQG from the coding sequence ATGTTCAAAAAGATTTTAATAGCTAACCGGGGCGAGATTGCATTGAGGATAATTCGTGCTTGTCGGGAAATGAAGATAAAGACAGTAGCCGTCCACTCAGAGGCAGATAATGGTTCCTTACATACGAGGTTTGCTGATGAGAGTGTCTGTATTGGACCCGCACCTTCGGATGAGAGTTATCTTAATATCCCCAATATAATCAGTGCAGCGGAAATTACTGGCGCTGATGCAATCCATCCTGGGTATGGATTTTTGGCAGAGAACACCTATTTTGCAGAGGTTTGCCAATCCTGTAATATTACTTTCATTGGACCGTCCAAAGAAGTAATCTTGAAGATGGGAGATAAAAGTAGAGCGAGAAAGGCAATGGAAAAGGCAGGGGTGCCTATCATTCCCGGTAGTAAGGGAACTATTTCCAAGATAGATGATGCTCTGAAACTGGCAAGAAAGATTAAATATCCTATAGTGGTAAAGGCATCTGCTGGCGGCGGTGGCAAAGGAATGCGCATTGTCCAGAACCAGGAAGGGTTGAAGAATGCAGTGATGACCTGCCAGAGTGAGGCTAAAGCAGCCTTTGGCAAGGAGGAAGTATATCTGGAGAAGTATATTTCCAAACCAAGACATGTTGAGTTCCAGATTCTGGGGGACAGGAAAGGCAATATTATCTACTTGCCAGAGAGGGATTGTTCCATACAGCGTCGCCACCAAAAGTTGGTCGAGGAATCGCCTTCTCCTGCAGTTAACTCGAAGTTGCGACGCAAGATGGGGCATGCGGCTGTTAAAGCCGCTAAAGCAGTAAAATATACTACTGTGGGCACAGTGGAATTCTTGTTGGATAACGACGATGATTTCTATTTTATGGAGATGAACACAAGGATTCAGGTAGAACATCCCGTGACCGAACTTATTTCCGGGATCGATCTGGTTAAGATGCAGATCAAGTTGGCTGCCGGTGAGAAGTTGAATCTCGACCAGGATAAAATTAAGATTTGTGGAAATGCTATTGAATGCCGGATAAATGCTGAGGACCCTGATAAAGACTTCTTGCCTTCTTCGGGTACGATTTCTAGTTATATTATCCCGGGAGGACCCGGGGTGAGAGTGGATACGGGCATTTATCAAGGTTACACTATACCGTCCTTCTACGATTCAATGATTGCCAAGTTAATCGTGATTGGAGATAATAGGCAGGAGGCGATTGCTCGCATGGAAAGGGCTCTCGGCGAATTTGTTATTGAGGGAGTAAAGACTACTATTCCTTTCCATACCAAAGTCATGGCTGATGAGTTTTACAGAAAGGGGGAAGTCGACACCAGTTTTATTCAGAAAAGAATATTTAAACAAGGATAA
- the accB gene encoding acetyl-CoA carboxylase biotin carboxyl carrier protein, with amino-acid sequence MRKKKSKNSSNKKAKELVQIREFVNLVKDADITELLWENDGTKISFKRGAPNLDEQKESAQKEAGAYETFPSSPKTEEGSSQQKEEILPFSEKYTIIKSHMVGTFYNSLSEDQSPLVKVKDVIKPGQKICVIEAMKIMREISADKGGKVVKILVEDGHPVEYGQDMFLIDPYYEREGASKSSKKRHK; translated from the coding sequence ATGAGAAAGAAGAAGAGTAAAAATAGCAGTAATAAGAAGGCAAAAGAACTAGTGCAGATAAGAGAATTTGTCAACCTTGTAAAAGATGCCGATATTACAGAGCTTCTATGGGAAAACGACGGAACGAAAATAAGTTTTAAAAGGGGAGCACCTAATTTGGATGAACAAAAAGAATCAGCCCAGAAGGAAGCAGGTGCTTATGAAACTTTTCCTTCCAGCCCCAAGACAGAGGAAGGGAGTTCCCAGCAAAAAGAAGAAATCCTCCCTTTTTCAGAAAAGTACACCATAATTAAATCTCACATGGTGGGAACTTTTTATAATTCACTTTCTGAAGACCAATCTCCTCTGGTTAAGGTTAAAGATGTCATCAAACCTGGACAAAAAATCTGCGTTATTGAGGCTATGAAAATTATGAGGGAGATCTCTGCTGATAAAGGGGGAAAAGTAGTTAAAATTTTGGTAGAGGACGGTCACCCAGTAGAATATGGGCAAGATATGTTTTTGATAGACCCTTATTATGAAAGAGAGGGGGCATCTAAGAGTTCAAAGAAAAGACATAAGTAA
- the efp gene encoding elongation factor P, translated as MVSARDFKNGINIELNGELFTVIWFQHHKPGKGGAMVRTKLKSLATGRIMEKTFRPEDRFEQAFLERRKKQYLYKDEKNYYFMDMETFEQIPFTEKELGEGTQFLKENMEIEVLIYKGRIIGAEMPNSVKLKVTYTEPGKKGNTVTNVTKPAEVETGAKIQVPLFINTGDTIRVDTQTGKYIERV; from the coding sequence ATGGTTTCAGCCAGGGACTTTAAGAACGGGATTAATATTGAACTTAACGGCGAGCTATTCACTGTTATCTGGTTCCAGCACCATAAGCCCGGCAAGGGCGGAGCTATGGTGAGGACAAAATTGAAGAGCCTGGCCACAGGACGGATTATGGAAAAGACTTTTCGGCCTGAGGATAGGTTTGAACAGGCTTTCCTGGAAAGGAGAAAAAAGCAGTATTTATATAAGGATGAGAAGAATTACTACTTTATGGACATGGAAACTTTTGAGCAGATTCCTTTTACGGAAAAAGAGTTAGGTGAGGGTACACAGTTTTTAAAAGAGAATATGGAAATAGAAGTTCTTATATATAAAGGGCGGATAATCGGGGCAGAAATGCCCAACTCTGTAAAACTTAAGGTTACCTATACGGAACCGGGAAAGAAAGGCAATACTGTTACTAATGTGACTAAGCCGGCTGAAGTGGAAACAGGGGCAAAAATCCAGGTGCCTCTATTTATCAATACCGGTGATACAATTCGAGTGGACACGCAGACTGGCAAATATATCGAGAGAGTATAG
- a CDS encoding Xaa-Pro peptidase family protein — protein MTKNENEMVDRLGKLREILKQKRIGGFLITSPSNLFYLSGFRAEGSFALVTQREARIFVPELLYEQAKEIARNFEVMGFRNKLWEKLGKFLTGEKIRKLGFEAGGVSIKRYKEMGKAFRRVRLVPLDGLVEEMRIVKTEEEVGLIRKSAQICVAAFRFIKKRIRIGMKERIIACQLEYFMKKRGAQKSSFEIIVASGENTAYPHHHTGERKIRSGDCLLIDMGCVYKGYCSDLTRPLFLDIITNNPGKSLRATLSFEFKGKYKKIYQVVRKAQRAAIEKIRPGVRCSIIDSAARKAIARAGFGDYFIHRTGHGIGLDVHELPWVEENSKQVLRTGMVLTVEPGVYVPGFGGMRIEDMVLVTKKGYEVLTKE, from the coding sequence ATGACGAAGAATGAGAATGAAATGGTTGATAGACTGGGAAAGTTAAGAGAGATTCTTAAACAGAAGAGGATTGGGGGATTCTTAATTACTAGCCCTTCGAACCTTTTCTATTTGAGTGGTTTTCGAGCGGAAGGTAGCTTCGCTCTGGTAACTCAAAGAGAGGCGAGGATTTTTGTTCCTGAATTATTATACGAGCAGGCTAAGGAAATAGCGAGAAACTTCGAAGTGATGGGCTTCAGGAATAAACTTTGGGAGAAGCTGGGGAAATTCCTCACTGGTGAGAAAATAAGAAAGCTGGGTTTTGAAGCAGGAGGAGTTTCAATTAAAAGATATAAGGAGATGGGAAAGGCTTTCAGGAGAGTCAGGTTAGTGCCTTTAGATGGCCTGGTGGAAGAGATGCGAATAGTTAAAACAGAAGAAGAGGTGGGCCTTATCAGAAAGAGTGCCCAGATCTGTGTGGCAGCTTTTCGATTCATAAAAAAGAGAATTAGAATAGGAATGAAGGAGAGAATCATTGCTTGCCAGCTCGAATATTTTATGAAGAAAAGAGGTGCCCAGAAGTCTTCTTTTGAGATTATAGTCGCTTCTGGGGAGAATACTGCCTATCCCCACCATCACACAGGAGAGAGGAAGATAAGGTCGGGCGACTGTCTGCTTATTGATATGGGATGCGTGTACAAGGGTTACTGTTCCGACTTGACAAGACCTCTATTTTTGGATATAATAACGAATAATCCTGGAAAAAGTCTCCGGGCTACATTGTCCTTTGAATTCAAAGGCAAATATAAGAAGATTTACCAGGTGGTGCGCAAGGCCCAGAGAGCTGCTATAGAGAAGATAAGACCCGGGGTTAGGTGTTCAATTATCGATTCTGCAGCCAGGAAAGCGATTGCCCGAGCTGGGTTTGGTGACTATTTTATCCACAGGACTGGCCATGGAATTGGACTGGACGTCCACGAACTCCCCTGGGTGGAAGAGAATAGCAAGCAGGTTTTGAGAACGGGGATGGTTTTGACTGTTGAGCCGGGAGTCTATGTTCCAGGTTTTGGCGGAATGAGAATCGAAGATATGGTTTTAGTTACGAAAAAAGGTTATGAGGTGTTAACAAAGGAATAA
- the aroQ gene encoding type II 3-dehydroquinate dehydratase — protein MKLLVINGPNLDLLGERQPEVYGRLTLKEINEKMVELAKELRCELEFFQSNHEGEIVETIGKAKGKFDFLIINPAAYTHTSVAIRDAIVATGIPTIEVHLSNIYGREEFRRKSLIVPVAVGQICGFGPDGYLLALRAAVGMKE, from the coding sequence ATGAAGCTTTTAGTGATTAATGGTCCCAATCTTGACCTTTTAGGTGAGAGGCAACCTGAGGTATATGGCAGGCTGACTCTAAAGGAAATTAACGAAAAAATGGTCGAATTAGCTAAAGAACTGCGATGTGAACTCGAGTTCTTCCAGTCTAACCATGAAGGGGAGATTGTGGAGACTATTGGAAAAGCCAAGGGTAAATTCGACTTTTTAATCATTAATCCTGCTGCTTATACCCATACAAGTGTGGCTATCAGGGACGCTATTGTGGCTACAGGGATTCCTACTATTGAGGTTCATCTGTCAAATATCTACGGACGGGAGGAGTTTCGTCGGAAGTCTTTAATTGTGCCGGTGGCTGTTGGCCAGATTTGTGGTTTTGGTCCGGATGGGTATCTTCTGGCATTGAGAGCCGCAGTGGGGATGAAGGAATAG